From Pseudomonas poae, the proteins below share one genomic window:
- a CDS encoding MFS transporter, producing the protein MSTNTLEAGVRPAAEIDAEKALVSKVAWRLMPLIMVCYLFAFFDRINISFAKFQLQTDLSLSDTAYGLGAGLFVVGYVIFEVPSNMMLYKVGARRWIARIMMSWGLATAAMVFVTAEWQFYGLRFIIGAMEAGFAPGVLYYLTLWFPQHFRGRITSMLFLASAFAGLVGAPFSGLVLEHLDGVLQMRGWHWLFLLGGLPCIGLGFLVLALLKDRIEDAHWLTPAEKTLLSSRIAKHEPNQHGGSLLSAIRIPGFLMLGFIYFLIQVASYGLNFWAPQLIRSAGTQSPVMIGLLTAIPYVCGAISMVVIGRLSDATGERRKFVCALVVLGAVGFFSAGIFADHTTFLIIALGMLGAGIIAAIPTFWTLPPKLLAGAGAGAAGGIAVINTLGQFGGIVSPVMVGRIKDLTGSTTPALYVIGVCALLAAALLLWGLPQKLRTLDKG; encoded by the coding sequence ATGAGCACTAATACGTTAGAGGCCGGCGTGCGCCCGGCCGCTGAAATCGATGCCGAAAAAGCCCTGGTCAGCAAGGTCGCCTGGCGCCTGATGCCGCTGATCATGGTGTGCTATCTGTTTGCGTTTTTTGACCGTATCAACATCAGCTTCGCCAAGTTCCAACTGCAAACCGACCTGAGCCTGAGCGACACCGCTTACGGCCTCGGCGCCGGCCTGTTTGTCGTGGGCTATGTGATCTTTGAAGTGCCGAGCAACATGATGCTGTACAAGGTCGGCGCCCGCCGCTGGATCGCACGGATCATGATGTCGTGGGGCCTGGCCACGGCGGCCATGGTGTTTGTCACGGCCGAGTGGCAGTTCTATGGCCTGCGCTTCATCATCGGCGCAATGGAGGCGGGCTTTGCGCCTGGCGTGCTGTATTACCTGACGTTGTGGTTCCCGCAGCACTTCCGGGGGCGCATCACCTCGATGCTGTTCCTGGCGTCTGCCTTCGCGGGATTGGTCGGCGCGCCGTTCTCCGGCCTGGTGCTGGAACACCTCGACGGCGTGTTGCAGATGCGCGGCTGGCATTGGCTGTTTCTGCTCGGCGGCTTGCCCTGCATCGGCCTGGGGTTCCTGGTACTGGCGCTGCTCAAGGACCGCATTGAAGACGCGCATTGGCTGACGCCGGCGGAGAAGACCTTGCTCTCTAGCCGTATCGCCAAGCATGAGCCGAACCAGCACGGTGGTTCACTGCTGTCGGCGATCCGTATTCCTGGCTTTTTGATGCTGGGCTTTATCTACTTTCTGATTCAGGTGGCGTCGTACGGCCTTAATTTCTGGGCTCCACAATTGATCCGCAGTGCCGGCACCCAGAGCCCGGTGATGATCGGCCTGCTCACGGCGATCCCGTATGTGTGCGGTGCGATCAGCATGGTGGTGATCGGGCGGCTGTCGGATGCCACCGGCGAGCGTCGCAAGTTTGTCTGCGCCCTGGTGGTGCTGGGGGCGGTGGGCTTCTTCAGTGCCGGGATTTTTGCCGACCACACCACCTTCCTGATCATCGCCCTGGGCATGCTGGGCGCGGGCATTATCGCGGCGATCCCGACTTTCTGGACCCTGCCACCCAAGCTGCTGGCCGGCGCCGGTGCCGGTGCGGCCGGCGGGATTGCGGTGATCAACACCCTCGGTCAGTTCGGCGGGATTGTCAGCCCGGTGATGGTGGGGCGGATCAAGGACCTTACCGGCAGCACCACCCCGGCACTGTATGTGATCGGCGTGTGCGCACTGTTGGCGGCGGCGCTGCTGCTGTGGGGCCTGCCGCAGAAACTGCGCACGCTGGACAAGGGCTGA
- a CDS encoding LysR family transcriptional regulator produces MPSMQLMNDLRRIDLNLLVILDALLSEHHVTRAAERLHLSQPAVSHALARLRDLLGDPLLVRQGGTLVPTARALELATPLAEVLAQVQALLAPNRFDPTSAKRRFRVAMSDYSAAIFLPGLVRVLRQKAPGIDLQIIQASREGMVDGVLNGDLDLAAGVFPDMPAELRTTPLFEEHYTCLVDRNSLPENAALDLPTYLSRPHVLLEMRGSGTPEIERALTAIRERRHVAISLPHWGVAPQLIQGTDLILTVSSRGVLNIDQQHLLAVPPPFHIPSFAFELAWHTRRGGDSGLQWLKEQLQNVLN; encoded by the coding sequence ATGCCGAGCATGCAGCTGATGAATGATCTGCGTCGTATCGACCTCAACCTGTTGGTGATCCTCGATGCCTTGCTCAGCGAGCACCATGTCACCCGCGCCGCCGAGCGTTTACATCTGAGCCAGCCGGCGGTCAGCCATGCGCTGGCGCGTTTGCGTGATTTGCTGGGCGATCCGCTGCTGGTGCGCCAGGGCGGCACTCTGGTGCCGACCGCCCGTGCGCTGGAGTTGGCAACGCCATTGGCCGAAGTCCTGGCCCAGGTGCAGGCGCTGCTGGCGCCGAACCGGTTTGATCCGACGTCGGCCAAGCGCCGGTTTCGTGTGGCGATGTCTGACTACAGCGCGGCGATTTTCCTGCCGGGCTTGGTCCGTGTCCTACGCCAGAAAGCGCCGGGTATCGACCTGCAAATCATCCAGGCCAGCCGCGAAGGCATGGTGGACGGCGTGCTCAACGGCGACCTCGACCTGGCCGCCGGGGTGTTCCCCGATATGCCTGCCGAACTGCGCACCACACCCTTGTTCGAGGAGCATTACACCTGCCTGGTGGACCGCAACAGCCTACCGGAAAATGCTGCACTGGACCTGCCCACCTACCTGTCGCGGCCCCACGTGCTACTGGAAATGCGCGGCAGCGGCACCCCGGAAATCGAGCGGGCGCTGACGGCGATCCGTGAGCGCCGGCATGTGGCGATCAGCCTGCCGCATTGGGGCGTGGCGCCGCAGTTGATTCAGGGTACGGACTTGATTCTGACGGTGTCATCCAGAGGCGTGCTCAACATCGATCAGCAGCATTTGCTGGCGGTGCCGCCGCCGTTTCATATTCCCTCGTTTGCCTTCGAGCTGGCATGGCATACGCGGCGGGGTGGGGATTCGGGGCTGCAGTGGTTGAAAGAACAACTCCAGAATGTATTGAATTAA
- a CDS encoding DMT family transporter — MTTLHWAGLLALAVIAGAVVPFQSAINANLGRGLGHPLWATLASLLVSIIVLLPVIIALHLPLPSLAFISKAPLWMWAGGAFGVCFISLALMLLPKLGASGFIALAMAGQILASLVLDHFGLFGLVERQLTTPRLLGALLLMGGVALIQFSATPARALATAG, encoded by the coding sequence ATGACGACGTTGCATTGGGCAGGTTTGTTGGCACTGGCGGTGATTGCCGGTGCGGTGGTGCCGTTTCAAAGTGCGATCAACGCCAACCTCGGGCGCGGGCTGGGTCACCCGCTGTGGGCCACCCTGGCGTCGCTGCTGGTGAGCATTATCGTGCTGCTGCCGGTGATTATTGCGCTGCACTTGCCGCTGCCGAGCCTGGCGTTTATCAGCAAGGCGCCGCTGTGGATGTGGGCCGGTGGCGCATTCGGCGTGTGCTTTATTTCCCTGGCCTTGATGCTGCTGCCCAAGCTCGGCGCGTCAGGGTTTATTGCACTGGCCATGGCCGGGCAGATTCTCGCCTCGCTGGTGCTCGACCATTTCGGCCTGTTCGGCCTGGTGGAACGCCAACTGACAACGCCCCGGTTGCTGGGGGCGTTGTTGTTGATGGGCGGGGTGGCGTTGATTCAGTTCAGCGCCACACCGGCCCGGGCACTGGCAACGGCCGGCTGA
- a CDS encoding LysE family translocator translates to MTPSLLFAVLASGFIYGITPGPGVLAVFGIGAARGRRAGAGFLCGHLLGDVVWCSTALIAIVGAREVGSSAFDVLGVLSGLYLFWLGWRAIRTQRRSSDAPQGAARHPFWHGILFGLTNPKAYPVAVATFTALLSSRAELLTWAMLPSLIFLSFVGGLVAYAILIGVVGAQRVRMVYQRHEILITRLCGVMFIGFAINALAHALPGLFGSKPA, encoded by the coding sequence ATGACCCCATCCTTGCTGTTCGCCGTCCTTGCTTCGGGCTTTATCTACGGCATTACCCCAGGTCCTGGAGTATTGGCCGTGTTTGGTATCGGCGCTGCCCGTGGCCGTCGCGCCGGGGCGGGGTTCCTCTGCGGGCACTTGCTGGGCGATGTGGTGTGGTGCAGTACGGCGCTGATCGCCATCGTCGGCGCACGGGAAGTCGGCAGCAGTGCCTTTGATGTGCTGGGCGTGCTCAGTGGTTTGTACCTGTTCTGGCTCGGCTGGCGTGCCATTCGCACCCAGCGTCGCAGCAGTGATGCACCGCAGGGCGCGGCGCGGCATCCGTTCTGGCACGGCATCCTGTTCGGCCTGACCAACCCCAAGGCGTACCCGGTGGCCGTGGCGACCTTCACCGCGTTGCTGTCCAGCCGCGCCGAGTTGCTGACCTGGGCGATGCTGCCCTCGTTGATCTTCCTGAGCTTCGTCGGTGGGCTGGTCGCCTATGCGATTCTGATCGGCGTGGTCGGCGCCCAGCGGGTGCGCATGGTGTATCAGCGCCATGAAATCCTCATCACCAGACTCTGCGGCGTGATGTTTATCGGCTTCGCGATCAACGCGCTGGCCCATGCGTTGCCGGGCCTGTTCGGCAGCAAACCGGCCTGA